AGACCAGCCTAAAATTTCTTCGGCTTGAGCAAATTTATCTTTTACTAAAGGTATGTTTATTAAATCCATTCCCATTCCCAATGATTGGGAACCTTGTCCGGGAAATACCCATGCAGTTTTAGTCATTAGTTATTAGTCATTAGTCATTGGTCATTGGTCATGAGTCATGAGTCATGAGTCATTAGTGATTAGCTAAATTTTGTTCTTACTGTTAGTTAATGGTAATTGCTTAGAACAAATAACCAACAACAAATAACGAGCAACTAACACAAATGACAAATGACGAATGACAAATGATTATCTTCCCCATTGAAAAATAGCAGCCCCCCATGTTAAGCCAGCGCCAAAACCTGAGGCGGCAATAATGTCGTTAGGCTTAATTTTGTCCTGTCGTACTGCTTCATCCAAAGCTAGAGGGATAGAGGCGGCGGAGGTGTTGCCATAGTAAGCCAGATTACTAATAACTTTTTGTTCTGGGATGTTCAAGCGCTGGGCAACAGCGTCTATAATACGCTGATTAGCTTGATGCAATAGGAGCCAGTTTATTTCCTCGACGCTGAGGTTGGCGCGAAACAAAGCTTTATCGATAACTTCTGGCACTTGTTGGACAGCGAAGCGGTAAACTTCTTTGCCATTCATGGTGATCGGCTGGAAGTTACCTCTACCAACAACAACACCTGGGAGTAATTCTGTGGCGTCAGGTGTGAAGGGAAGGTTAAGGCAATCGTTTTGAGTGCCGTCACTTCTCAGTTCAAATCCCAGTAAGCGATCACTATCATTTGCCTGCAATACTACTGCCCCAGCACCATCACCAAATAGTACACAGGTGCGTCGATCTTGCCAGTCTACCCAACGAGAGAGAATATCTGCTCCAATCAGTAAGACATTTTGATATACACCAGTTCTAATAAATTGGGCTGCTGTTACCAATCCAAATACAAAACCTGAACAGGCTGCTGTCATATCAAATGCTACAGCTCTTGCTGCTCCTAGTTTGGCTTGAATTTGACAGGCACTGCCAAACAAGTCATCGGGCGTAGAGGTTGCCAGCAAAATCAAATCTAACTGTTGCGGTGTAATGCCAGCCATAGCGATCGCCGCCTCACCAGCGGCAGTGGCAAGATCTGTTAAAGATTCACCTACATTTGCCAAACGCCGTTGACGAATTCCTGTTCTTGTGGTAATCCATTCATCTGATGTTTCAACCAGTTCCGTTAGCCCTTGGTTATCCAGAAAAGTAGCTGGTACTGCTGAGCCACTTCCTGTAATTGCGATTCCTAATGTTTGCACTCCGGGTTCTCCCAAGCTATTGGCATTGTGTCATGTGTCAAAAGTCCAAAGTTCAGAGTCAATAGTCCATAGTTTAAGTTAATCAACTACTGACTATTGACGAATGACTATTGACGAATGACTATTGACTGTTTTCGGGCAATAGTTGCCCGGAGGATTTACTCTGATATTTAGATTGAATTCTTTGCAGCACCTGGTTATCCACTGCTTCTTTTGCTAATCGAATGGCATTATAAATAGAAGGTGCTTGAGAACTGCCATGACCAATAATGCAAATGCCGTCTACACCCAAGAGCAAAGCACCTCCGTGTTCAGCGTGATCCATCCGCTGTTTAATCCGCCTTAAGTTGGGTTTTAAAATTGCTGTACCGAATTGACCATGCAATCCTTGGGGTAATTCTTCCCTAACGATTTGCAGCATCACTTCTCCAATTGCTTCGGCAAATTTCAGCAAGACATTGCCTACGAAGCCGTCACAGACAATCACATCAAATTGACCAGAGAGGACATCGCGTCCTTCAGCATTGCCAACAAAGGCTATCTGAGAATTTTCCCGCAGCAGTTGATGGGCGCGCACAGCTGCATCATTGCCTTTGCAGTCTTCCTCACCAATGTTCAATAAACCGACTTTCGGTTCCGGAACACCCAAGACATACTGACTATAAACCGACCCCATAACGGCAAACTGCTCTAAAAATTTTGGACGGCAGTCTACATTAGCGCCGACATCAAGTATCAGTACTTGTTTGCTAGCTATCATTGTGGGAAATACCGCACCAATTGCTGGACGATCAATTCCCGGCAGTCGTCCTAAGCGGAGCAATGCTGCTGCCATTGCTGCGCCTGAGTGACCGGCAGAAATCACTGCATCTGCCTGCCCCTGCTTGACTAAATCCATCGCCACGTTGATCGAAGCCTTGGGTTTGCGTCTGATACCGCTTAAAGGCTCCTCATCCATCGCGATCGCGTCCTCAGCCGGAACGATCTGCACCTGCCCCAAATTAGTCTTTGGTGGCAGCACTGCTTCAACTTGTTGGGGATCACCCACCAACAACACTTCCACGCCCAACTCATCCCTAGCTCGCAGTGCGCCAGCGACGATTTCACCGGGTGCGTGATCCCCTCCCATTGCGTCAATTGCGATTCGTACGCAAGTCGATCCCATTGCTCAGAGCTTCTAGAAACCTTACAAATTTTACCAGATGCCTCTGCTGAAAGTAGTAGATTGGGGCTGCCAATTCGCAGCTGTCAATTCAAGACTGAAGGGAAAAAGTATAAATCATAAAATAAACCTACGGATAAACCCGATGGTTTGTATTTACTTTATCCTTCTTTTTTGTCTTTTCTGCTTTCAACAAAGCAACTAACAAGCCCAACATAGCACGAATTACTCCCCACACCCACTGAATAAACAACGTACAGTGGTTAGTTGTTGGTTGTTGTTTTTTGATTGTTGTTTTTTGTAGAGACGCGAGGAACATCGCGTCTGTACATTAGTTGTTAGTTGTTTGTTGTTGGTGAGATAAAATCTTACAACAATTAATAATGAGTGCAGCTTGGCAAAAATAACTACGCAGTCAAAAAGAGCTAAAAAGCCTAAAATATATCCTTTACAGCCTTTTGCTTGCAGTAGCATATTTGCATAAATACGAGGAGTGAATAATGCTGGAATTAATTGGTTCAGGTTTAGTTTCAATGTGGCTGGAGATGGCTGGAGTACAAATCAAGCCTTTGGAACCGATGGATATTTTAACTTGGCAAAGTAACCCTAGCTTAATTGTTGCTCCTGATCCAAATCCAGCTGGAGTCACTACAGTGCAACAGTATCTCCAAGAGCTAGCAACATCAAAATTAGTAGCGGCGAACACTGTCCAAAGTCAAGGGATTTGGATACAGTCAGGACCAATGCTGATGGCAAATCACCAAGGTACAATTCCTTTGCCTGCGGCCTCATTAACTAAGATAGCGACCTCTCTAGTTGCTTTCAAAACTTGGGGGCCAAACCATCAATTTGAGACTTTAGTTAGCGCTACTGGGCCAATACAAAACGGAGTGTTAAAAGGTGATTTAGTCATTATTGGTAGTGGTGATCCTTTGTTTGTTTGGGAAGAAGCGATCACTCTTGGTAATACCCTCAACAAGATGGGGATCAAGCGAGTCCAAGGTAATTTAGTGATTACTGGTTATTTCGCTATGAATTTCCAACGAGATCCACTGTTAGCAGGCCAGTTACTCAAGCAAGCACTGAACTATACCACCTGGCCACGTGGAGTAATTTTTAATTACTCGCTGATGCCTAAAGGTACACCCAAGCCTCAAGTCGTAATTGCAGGTACTGTGAAGGTGGAAGCACAACTAAATCCACAACAAACTTTGCTGGTGCGTCATCGTTCCTTACCTTTGCGGCAAATCATTAAAGAGATGAACGTTTTCAGCAACAATGATATGGCCCAGATGTTGGCAGATTTGGTGGGAGGTCATCTTGTTGTGCAGTCAACAGCCGCCCAATTAGCAAGAGTTCCTGCGTCCGAAATTCAGCTAATCAATGGCTCCGGACTAGGAGTTGAAAATCGGATTTCTCCTCGTGCTGCTTGTGCGATGTTAATGGCACTGCAACAGGAAGCAATGGCACATGGCTTAAATTTAGCAGACTTATTCCCCACCTCTGGCTTTGATCACCGGGGGACACTGCACGCTCGACACATCCCTGTTGCTACTGTGATTAAAACTGGTACTCTCAACGATGTAAGTGCTTTAGCAGGTGTAATGCCTACACGCGATCGCGGTTTGGTTTGGTTCGCGATCATTAACCGTGGCCCCTATGTATCCACATTCCGTGCTGAACAAGATAAGTTTCTGCAAAATCTGCTCAAGCAACTCCAAATAGCTCAGGGCGTTCCTAGTGTTCTTACTCCTCACTTTGGTATTAATTATGTACCGCAACTAGGCGCAACTAATCGTAATGAGGTTTTGTTTAGAAGTTAGTTAGTTGTCAGATTGTCGGTAGCTGCTTCAATACTACAGTACCACCTGCCACTGCTTGTATAGTTAACTCATACCCTTCCATCAACAACATGCCAACCAGAGGATCTGAATCGGCTTCATCGATTGGAATCCTCAGCAATTGACCATCCCAGACAATAACAGCTTCATAGACATCAAAAATGGTGCCGCTACCATCTGCTAGGATTGCTCGTCCGCGACGTTTCCAAGTTAACCCGAGTGTCGTAATCAAGTCCGGTGGTAGGGAGAGCCAGCCATTAAAACCTGTATCTACAATTGCGTTCTGTTCATATATCTGTCCGTTGGAATCAAGAATCTTGATACGGATGATGGGTTCATAATCAGCGTTAACATACCCACTAATCATGCTGTTCTCTGAGTATGATCCGCTCCAAATCGACGTACGTACCGAGAACCAACACGTACGATCCAAATTTGCGCGTTTGGGTTACGAGCTTCCAAACGAGCGCAAGCGGCAATTTCATCGGCATCAATCTCCCATGCACCGGTTTCAATGTCAATGGCAACAATTTGACCTATGTGATCTGGCTCAACGAGGCGACGCACCTCACGCTCATAAATTTCATCCCCTCGTTGAGCAAATTCTTCTTTGCTATAGCGTGGTTGCCGAATTACCATTGTTTTCTATTTTATTTACTTGGGTTTATCAACCTAAAGTTTAGCAACTTGCTAATACAGTGTTGGGCTACTGAATGCAGAATTGATATAAGAATCAAAAATGAGCGAGATAGCCACCCTCAACCGCCAAAACTTGACCAGTGACGTAGGAGGCAGCAGTCGAAGCAAAGAAAACGACAGCACCAGCAATTTCTTTCGGTTCTCCCCATCGACCAAGAGAAGTTCGTTTTTCTAGCCAAGCAGCTTACGGCGATCGCGCATACCAACATTATTGACGAGGATATCTAATCGCCCGTGTTTTTCTCGGATTTCGCTAAACGCGTTTTGAACTGTTATTTCATCTGAAACATCAAACTGCAATGGTAAGGCGGATTTCCTCATCGAGTTAATTATTGCAACTGCACGATTTAGCCTTTCACTGTTCCGGCCATGTACAAGAACAAAAGCACCAGATCCAGCAAGTGCCTTGAGAACCTCGTTGGCATCAATCATAGTTTGCCTTTTCTTGGTTAGTTTGCTCTCTCCTGTTGCACAGCAGGTGAGCAGTATTTGTATAACCGAAGCCGACTTCTTGCATTGGCTGTTATGGAAGCATCTTTACGTTGCCTAAAATTAAGTCAACCGCTGCTAGTAACTTCTCGGACTCAACGAAGGAACTCTGTACGGTCGGTGTGCAAGCGGATTGTTATGCTGCGTTGGCACTAATATCTAAAAATTGAAGGGGCAGGGCTCGAACTTGCGTCCAGTCGGTCTAGAGCCGACCGCTATACTACTGAGCTACCCTATTTCTCATTCTACTTTATTGCTTTGATCCTGCAACCTTTTATGAAGTTCCTGGTTCAGTCGTCTATTGGCTCAACACCAAGTCGCTCAAGCCGTTCAAGGCCGTCCTTCATGGCTTTGAGTGCTTCAGGAGAGTGCCCCTGCCAATTCGTGATCTCGCCCGTAACCCGTAGAGGCGCTCGGGAACGGAATGACTTTGTCGGATTACCCCGAAACTTCTGATTCGTCAGGTTGGGGTCATCTTCAATCGGGCCAGTCGGTTCCACAATGTAAATTCTACCGGGAGCATCACCGATTGCTAGCTCCGCTCCCCACGTGGCTGCATCCAAAGTGCGGGTCAGATAGACGTAGTTTGCTGTCCTACCCTTCTTGCCAAAATTAGAGGTATGGCCCGGCATAATCAGGTCGCCTGGTTTTAGGTCAGCCCGAGTGCCATGGTAAAGAGGCCACTCCGTGACCTCGCCCGTGACCCGCAACGGCTCGCGGGAACAACATGACATCGACGGATGACCTGGAGACTTCTGGTTCGTCAGGTCTGAGGCATCTTCAATCTGGCCGATCGGCTCTACTATGTAGACTCTGCTGGAACCTTCGCCGACCGCGATTCCTGCCTCTCAAATGGCTTCATCCAAATTGGGAGTCAGGTAGACATAGGTTGTCTTCCTGTGCCGCTCACCAACGTTCGGAGAATTGCTGGGTTCGATCAGGTCTCCTGGCATCAGATCAGCCCGCGTGCCGTGGTAGAACCGCGTTTTACTCAGGTCGTCGGTGGCACCAAGAATGCCTTTACTCATGATTACATTCTCCTGATCTGCGATGAGTGCCTAACGGCGAAAGTGAGCGGCGGCAGATAACCTTGACCTCAGCACCAGAAACTTTCAACCGTCCGCTGCATTTGAATTGTGTACGCCCGGCATGGGCGTGAACTAATGGGGTGAAAGTCCCCTGGAGGAGAACCAGCGTCCAAATGCTCGAAAGTCTTGGAGCCGAGTGACGACAACTCCTAGCTTAAGGCAAGGGCACTTCTGTGAGGAAGGGTCTGAAGGAAGCCAGCGGCAAATCTGCAAGCCGACGAACAGAAACGTCATAGAAGGCTGAGACAGTCCTGGGGCGAGTTGGCACAACACAACGAAGCCCTCTGGTTCAGGGAACACAGTAAATGACGCGGTTGTGCAGAGACAGTTCACACTCTTATCCGGGGAGGTCTGTCGGGTTGCGGTTCTCACTGCGATGGGAGTCTGATTGAGGTCTAGCTGGAAACGGCTAGGGAGCCACAGAACCCTAAGGCAGCAAGAACAGCACATTTGGGGGAAACCCCGATGTTAAGCCCGCCAGAAGTCAGCAGAAGCCATAGTAGTCCCACTGGGATGAAGGGCTGAACATGAACGAACTAAGGAGGAGTGATGAACAACTCAAGCCCATTGATGAACCCGGACGGGGGAGATCGGGTTTGGCGTGATGACAGAGAACCAGCCTTAGATAACCTGATGGCGCGAATCTTAGAGCGCGACAATGTCAAGCGGGCATGGGCAAGGGTGAAGTCCAACCAGGGTGCCCCCGGCAGTGACGGGATGAGCCTAGAGGATTTTCCAGCTTATGCCAGAGAACATTGGAGTGAGATTCGCCAATCCCTACTCGATGGCAGTTACCAACCTCGCCCTGTCAGGCGGGTGGTCATTCCCAAGCCCCAGGGCAAGGGAGAAAGAAAGCTAGGTGTCCCTTGTGTCGTAGACCGGGTAATCCAGCAAGCCATCCTCCAAGTACTATCGCCCATCTTTGAGCCAGAGTTTTCTGACTCAAGCTATGGGTGCCGCCCGAATCGTTCGGCTCACGGAGCAATCCGACAGGTGAAAACGATCCTCAAATCGGGATACCGCATCGCGGTGGATCTGGATCTGGAAAAATTCTTTGATACTGTCAACCACGATGTCTTGATGTCCCGGATCGCCCGTAAAGTAGCTGATAAAGTGCTATTGCGGTTAATCGGTCGTTACCTGCGAGCCGGAGTTTTGGTCGGAAGCACCGTTGAACCGACCGAATGGGGGACGCCGCAAGGCTCTCCACTTTCACCTTTGTTTTCCAATGTCTTATTGGACGACTTGGACAAGGAACTCGAAGCAAGAGGGCATCGCTTTGTTCGCTATGTAGATGACCTAGTCATTCTGGTCAAAAGTAGACGGGCAGGGAAACGGGTGATGGTGAAAATCAGCCGTTACCTCACACAAGTCCTCAAGTTGAAGGTTAATCGGGAAAAGAGCCGAGTGGTCAAGATCGAGGATCTGAATTACCTGGGATTTACGTTCCGAGGGATTCGCATCTTCGCCTCTGACATTGCCATGCAAGCGTTCAAACATCGATTGCGCGGCTTAACGTCACGCAGTTGGGGCGTTTCTATGGCAGAGCGATTCGAGCGATTGAACCGATACTTGCGCGGGTGGATGAACTACTTTGGCATTTCCCAGCACTACACCCCGATTGAAGAGCTAGATGGTTGGTTAAGGCGAAGGATTCGCATGTGCTATTGGAAGCAGTGGCGCAGACCGAGAACCCGCATTGCTAACTTGCTCAAACTGGGGACAAGTAAGCGTCATGCAATTTTGACCGGCATTAGCCGCAAAGGTTATTGGCGGTTGTCGAAAACGTTAGCGACGCAAACGGGAATGACCAATGAATGGTTGGAACAACAGGGATTGTTATCAATTCGGAATCTTTGGATGAAAGTTCAAGGATACGCTTAACTATCAGTGTTGTTTGCGCGTCTTCATGAACCGCCCATTGCGGACCCGCACGATGGGTGGTGTGGGAGGGGGGAGTTAAATGCTCTCCTCGACCCGATTGGGCAGCACGTTGCATATGCCTTTATGAACCTCTTTCGACCACAAACAGTCTAGACACGGCGATTTGCGACTAATCGCTGTATGGTGGCACTCCTGTCGGTCGATATTCCAGAAGCAGGACGCGCCCATCCAGAACCCTGGTTGAGAGCAGGTCGAAGCCCATGTCTGGCAGCCCTGCAAAGATCGGTTCGACACCTGTTTGCGGGAGAATCAAGGGACAAACAACGAGTTTGAGACGATCCACTAGGTCAGCCGCGAGTAGTTGCCGGAGCAGCGACAGGCTACCCAGAGTCCGCAACTCACAACCGTCAGTATGCTTCAGTTCACGCACAAAGCCCACCAAGTCATCGCGAACGATGCTTAAGCCCGACCAGTTTGCCGCCTTCAGCGTCCGCGAGAACAGCCAGCCAGGTGTTGTCGTCATCGTTTTCCATCCTTCGTCCCGCGCCTCATCGGGCAGTCCATTTAGCATCTCATAGGTTCGGCGTCCGATGAGCATCCGATGCGGAACGGCTGTGTTGGTCTTGATCCAGTCAGCAAAATCAGGACCAAAATAGCCAAAATAACCAGGTGAACGCTGACCTTGGGCAAAGCCGTCAAGACTGACAATTAGTTCACAAACAAGTTCAGGCTGTGCAACCCTGAACTAGACGAACAGCAACCTTCTAGAGTGGCTCAAAACCGTAGGTCTTTTTTCCTTCTTCAATCTTTCAATGCCTGATTCAGTTACGCCGCATGCCGCCCAACTACTTATTATACGGAAAATTCCGTATATCTTACTATAAGGAGATAAAAAGCCGAAACTTTCTGTATATCTCCCCATAAGGGGAAAAAAGCCGAAATCTTCTATATATCTGCCCATGAGGGTATAAAAAGCCGAATGTTTCTACTTAACATCCCATACTCAATACGACAACCCAAGAGTAAATATTTTGTCTTAGGTTGGCAATTGAAGGGTGGCGATCGCCTACCTTTTTTTAGTTAACTATTGATTTATTGATTTTTGAACTTTTCCTGGGGAATAATCTCTGTCACCACTCTATTTTGAGAATCACCACCACTAACAACTATGTTTTCTGTTTGAATATTACCGACGGCTTTTTCACCAGTAAATGTCATCGGTGGGTCAACTTGTTTATAAACCACATTACCTTGAGCTTCCATTAATTTATGATCAAGATACCAAGTTGCTGTATTAGATTTGAGGGACTGGCGTTTTTGTCCTACACCGTTGACGTTCCCTGTTAAATAAACTGTTTTTTGAGGAATTTTAAATTCACCTTGATTAGCAGTAACTGTGACATTTTCAGCCCGATGAAATACCCGTACAGGAGCATTTGTGGTGACGATTTCTGTATTCAAGTTCCAGGTCATGGAGTTGCTGGCAATTTGCATTGGTGGTTCCAGCAATTCTATTTGAGCATTCTTTGTGACAGTAGCAATTTTAGTTTTGAGGTTAACTTCGGCTGCATCTCCTTTACCACGATCAGTAATTTGCTTATTTTTATAACGGTCAATTTGTACTGGGCGATCAGCGATCAGTTTTTCATCTTTGATCTGCCAAATTAAGTGTTCTGTCCGCATTTGCAATGGTGGTTCTTGAGAGTTAGCAACTACTCCCCCAGAAAAATCTATGCGTTGAGTTCGGGTTTTGACTCGTGCTTCTTTTGCTACTGCTTGTAGTTGTTTATGAGTTCCATTAATTTGGTTGCGGACAATTAATAAATCTTCTTGAGGGCGCCATTCCAATTCATTACCGCGTAACACAATTCCATTACTGGGATCGGTAGCTACTATTTTTCCTTTTAAAAATAATTGCTTACCATTCTGTTCGATATCTGCTTTTTCTGCTTGTACTTGATAAACAATTTTGCCATCTTGGTATAACTCTCCATATGGAGTTTCAAGCTGACCAATCTGTTTTTCTTTAGTGTATTTTGCTTGTTTAGCAATGACTTTCCAAATTGGTCGCCCGACTTCATCTGCTTGTTCTAAGGTGACATCAAAGAAAGTTAATTTACTATCTGCATCTTGAGGAGATCTGTTCTCAACAGGTGATTTATCCGATATGCGATTTTGACCGCCACAAGCAGCTAGTCCTATTACAAGCGAGAAAGTTAAAAATAAGATTCTAGGACGGACGGACACAAGCGAGACAAGGGAGAGGGGAGACAAGGGAGAGGGGGGAGACAAGGAGGACAAGGAAGACAAGGAGGAAAGACTACTTCCTTGTCCCGCGTGTTCCCCATGTCCCCCTTGTCCTTTGTGTTGCTGCTTCATTCTTGAACTTCCAATTGCCCCTCAGTTTCTCTGGGTTGGTCTAAAAAATCCATACCAGTCAGGGGTCTATATGGATAACTTTGACGTGGAGTTTTTTGGATATCTTCTTTGATGGCTTCTAGATCTATGTAGCGATCGCTCACGTTGATTAAACTATCGCTGGTCATCGAACGCAAGCTAACTACTTCTACCCGCACACCACGGTAACTAACTGAATTGACTGCATATGCTAGATCCCCATCACCACTGACTAAAACTGCTGTATCATAGGAATCTACTAAAGCCATCATATCTACCGCAATTTCTACATCTAAATTAGCTTTTTTAGAACCATCTGGTAGTTGCACTAAATCCTTAGCTATGACCCGATAACCGTTACGACGCATCCACAGTAAAAAGCCTTGTTGCTTCTCGTTGGTTCTATCTACACCAGTATAAAAAAAAGCGCGTAGTAACCTAGAGCCACCTGTTAGTCTACATAATAACTTGGTGTAATCAATTTCAATACCCAATTGTAATGCGGCATAAAATAAATTTGAGCCATCAATAAATATGGCAACACGACCTCGATTTTCTAAAACTTGCTCTGGCGTGAAGATCGAGTCGTTTTCCAGATTATTCAACATTGTTGTCATACCTCATTTTTTATCAAAAAATAATTGATACTTAATTTTTTGAGATTTACTAAGAGTTTGAAGAACTTATGATAAGCTTTCAGGGCCAATCGAATCAGCCCCGAGTAAGTAAACAAAATCAGAAATTGAAAGAACTAACTAATGTTATTTAGGTGGTTCTATGCGTTTAAACACGGGAGAGGGTTCGCCCAATATTTGTTTGTCGGATAATACTCCCCATGTGCCATGAATAGCAAAAGGAGCAGTAATGGCAGTTTGTGCTTGGTTATTAAAATCGATTTCAAAGCCTAGTTGCTGGTAAATATTGTTGCTGATGTTTGGAATCACTGGAGATAGGAGGTAAGCAGCCAATCTCACTGATTCCAAGACAGCATACAATACTTTTTCTGTAGCCTGTTGCTGTCCTTGTTTATATAAAGACCAAGGAGCTTGTTCATCAATATACTTGTTGCTGGCTCGTACCAGCTTCAAGATAACCTCACAAGCTTGATCGAACGCTAACGCTTCATAGGCATTTTTTACCTGTTCCCCTAGACGTAAACCTATTGATTTCAAAGGACTATCATTAGGTATATCTTCACTTGTAATTGGTGGCACATTACCAGCACAATATTTTTTCACCATCCCTAAAGTACGATTGAGCAAATTTCCTAAGTCATTTGCCAAATCTGCATTTAGAACATCAATGAATCTACTTTCATTAAAATCGCCATCTCTACCAAATTCGATTTCCTTAAGGAAGTAATAACGAACCGCGTCTGCACTGTAGGTTGTAGTTAGCGCTACGGGATCAAGAGTATTACCAAGAGATTTGCCCATTTTCAGACCATCTTTGGTTAAAAAGCCGTGTCCGAAAACCCTTCCTGGTAGAGGCAAATCAGCTGACATTAGCATTGCTGGCCAGTAAACTGCATGAAAGCGTAGGATATCCTTACCAATTAAATGCAAATTTATCGGCCACCATTTTGCTAAGGCATTTTCTAAAGTTGCTTGGGCATCTGGTTCCAACAATGCTGTTATATAACCCAATAGTGCATCAAACCAAACATAAAGAGTGTGCTTTGGATCGCTTGGAACTCTAAAACCTAAGTCTAGATTCACCCGTGAAATTGAAAAGTCCTGTAACCCCTGCTTAACAAAGTTGAGAACTTCATTGCGGCGGCTTTCTGGTTGAATAAAATCTGGTCGAGATTGGTAGAGTGCTTCAAGTTGGGTTTGGTATTTAGATAGGCGAAAAAAGTAGTTCTGTTCGTCTCGCCACTCTGTTTCTTTATTTGTATGGATTGGACAACGGTGTCCCTCTAGCAGTTCTCGTTCTTCTTTGAACTCTTCGCAAGAGACACAATACCAACCTTTTTGCTGTCCCTGGTAGATGTCACCCTTTTCCCATACTCGCTGAAAGAATTCTTTGACTATTGCTTCGTGGCGAGGATCGCTAGTCCGGATAAAGCGATCATATTTAATATTTAGTACTTGCCACAGAGAAACAAACCCACTAGACATTTCATCGCAGAACTTTT
Above is a genomic segment from Fischerella sp. JS2 containing:
- a CDS encoding beta-ketoacyl-ACP synthase III, with translation MQTLGIAITGSGSAVPATFLDNQGLTELVETSDEWITTRTGIRQRRLANVGESLTDLATAAGEAAIAMAGITPQQLDLILLATSTPDDLFGSACQIQAKLGAARAVAFDMTAACSGFVFGLVTAAQFIRTGVYQNVLLIGADILSRWVDWQDRRTCVLFGDGAGAVVLQANDSDRLLGFELRSDGTQNDCLNLPFTPDATELLPGVVVGRGNFQPITMNGKEVYRFAVQQVPEVIDKALFRANLSVEEINWLLLHQANQRIIDAVAQRLNIPEQKVISNLAYYGNTSAASIPLALDEAVRQDKIKPNDIIAASGFGAGLTWGAAIFQWGR
- the plsX gene encoding phosphate acyltransferase PlsX, yielding MGSTCVRIAIDAMGGDHAPGEIVAGALRARDELGVEVLLVGDPQQVEAVLPPKTNLGQVQIVPAEDAIAMDEEPLSGIRRKPKASINVAMDLVKQGQADAVISAGHSGAAMAAALLRLGRLPGIDRPAIGAVFPTMIASKQVLILDVGANVDCRPKFLEQFAVMGSVYSQYVLGVPEPKVGLLNIGEEDCKGNDAAVRAHQLLRENSQIAFVGNAEGRDVLSGQFDVIVCDGFVGNVLLKFAEAIGEVMLQIVREELPQGLHGQFGTAILKPNLRRIKQRMDHAEHGGALLLGVDGICIIGHGSSQAPSIYNAIRLAKEAVDNQVLQRIQSKYQSKSSGQLLPENSQ
- a CDS encoding D-alanyl-D-alanine carboxypeptidase, which codes for MLELIGSGLVSMWLEMAGVQIKPLEPMDILTWQSNPSLIVAPDPNPAGVTTVQQYLQELATSKLVAANTVQSQGIWIQSGPMLMANHQGTIPLPAASLTKIATSLVAFKTWGPNHQFETLVSATGPIQNGVLKGDLVIIGSGDPLFVWEEAITLGNTLNKMGIKRVQGNLVITGYFAMNFQRDPLLAGQLLKQALNYTTWPRGVIFNYSLMPKGTPKPQVVIAGTVKVEAQLNPQQTLLVRHRSLPLRQIIKEMNVFSNNDMAQMLADLVGGHLVVQSTAAQLARVPASEIQLINGSGLGVENRISPRAACAMLMALQQEAMAHGLNLADLFPTSGFDHRGTLHARHIPVATVIKTGTLNDVSALAGVMPTRDRGLVWFAIINRGPYVSTFRAEQDKFLQNLLKQLQIAQGVPSVLTPHFGINYVPQLGATNRNEVLFRS
- a CDS encoding clan AA aspartic protease; amino-acid sequence: MISGYVNADYEPIIRIKILDSNGQIYEQNAIVDTGFNGWLSLPPDLITTLGLTWKRRGRAILADGSGTIFDVYEAVIVWDGQLLRIPIDEADSDPLVGMLLMEGYELTIQAVAGGTVVLKQLPTI
- a CDS encoding SDR family NAD(P)-dependent oxidoreductase; translated protein: MIDANEVLKALAGSGAFVLVHGRNSERLNRAVAIINSMRKSALPLQFDVSDEITVQNAFSEIREKHGRLDILVNNVGMRDRRKLLG
- the ltrA gene encoding group II intron reverse transcriptase/maturase; this translates as MNNSSPLMNPDGGDRVWRDDREPALDNLMARILERDNVKRAWARVKSNQGAPGSDGMSLEDFPAYAREHWSEIRQSLLDGSYQPRPVRRVVIPKPQGKGERKLGVPCVVDRVIQQAILQVLSPIFEPEFSDSSYGCRPNRSAHGAIRQVKTILKSGYRIAVDLDLEKFFDTVNHDVLMSRIARKVADKVLLRLIGRYLRAGVLVGSTVEPTEWGTPQGSPLSPLFSNVLLDDLDKELEARGHRFVRYVDDLVILVKSRRAGKRVMVKISRYLTQVLKLKVNREKSRVVKIEDLNYLGFTFRGIRIFASDIAMQAFKHRLRGLTSRSWGVSMAERFERLNRYLRGWMNYFGISQHYTPIEELDGWLRRRIRMCYWKQWRRPRTRIANLLKLGTSKRHAILTGISRKGYWRLSKTLATQTGMTNEWLEQQGLLSIRNLWMKVQGYA
- the lptC gene encoding LPS export ABC transporter periplasmic protein LptC, with the translated sequence MKQQHKGQGGHGEHAGQGSSLSSLSSLSSLSPPSPLSPLSLVSLVSVRPRILFLTFSLVIGLAACGGQNRISDKSPVENRSPQDADSKLTFFDVTLEQADEVGRPIWKVIAKQAKYTKEKQIGQLETPYGELYQDGKIVYQVQAEKADIEQNGKQLFLKGKIVATDPSNGIVLRGNELEWRPQEDLLIVRNQINGTHKQLQAVAKEARVKTRTQRIDFSGGVVANSQEPPLQMRTEHLIWQIKDEKLIADRPVQIDRYKNKQITDRGKGDAAEVNLKTKIATVTKNAQIELLEPPMQIASNSMTWNLNTEIVTTNAPVRVFHRAENVTVTANQGEFKIPQKTVYLTGNVNGVGQKRQSLKSNTATWYLDHKLMEAQGNVVYKQVDPPMTFTGEKAVGNIQTENIVVSGGDSQNRVVTEIIPQEKFKNQ
- a CDS encoding NYN domain-containing protein gives rise to the protein MLNNLENDSIFTPEQVLENRGRVAIFIDGSNLFYAALQLGIEIDYTKLLCRLTGGSRLLRAFFYTGVDRTNEKQQGFLLWMRRNGYRVIAKDLVQLPDGSKKANLDVEIAVDMMALVDSYDTAVLVSGDGDLAYAVNSVSYRGVRVEVVSLRSMTSDSLINVSDRYIDLEAIKEDIQKTPRQSYPYRPLTGMDFLDQPRETEGQLEVQE